The proteins below are encoded in one region of Bacteroidales bacterium:
- a CDS encoding Gfo/Idh/MocA family oxidoreductase, giving the protein MERRNFLKNTLMGAAVISAGSFVSGGLSEVFGQKAPSNKIKVGLIGCRNQGWSNLEAFLRYPEVECVSLCDIDDEWLNKRAADIEKKTGKKPPQLEKDWRKVIDNKDVDVVIIGTPDHWHCLPLVAACESGKDVYVEKPLSNTIEECNLMVKATRKYNRIVQVGQWQRSDPHWDEAAAFVRSGKLGRVRTVKVWAYQPSKWTLPVVPDSNPPAGVDYDMWLGPAPKKPYNDNRFHYNFRFFWDYAGGLMADWGVHLLDYALEGMNVGLPSYVYGAGGKYAYPDDAMETPDTLMVTYKYPDFNIIWDHACGIGTGLFDKKEGVAFFGENGTLLLTRGGWEVRPELNNNGRIFPYCYPCDAERKQATPRMEAVSWKKGEGKGLYNHVGNMLKCIKTRELPKCDIEIGAKVAILSHMGNISSRVGSALKWDNKTNTFDNKKANQLAKAYYRSPWKLPKV; this is encoded by the coding sequence ATGGAAAGACGTAATTTTTTAAAAAACACACTAATGGGAGCGGCAGTAATCAGTGCTGGTTCATTTGTTTCCGGAGGCTTGTCCGAAGTCTTTGGTCAGAAAGCCCCGAGTAACAAAATAAAAGTAGGGCTCATCGGTTGTCGTAATCAAGGATGGAGTAATTTAGAAGCATTCCTGCGATATCCGGAAGTGGAATGTGTTTCACTTTGTGATATTGATGATGAATGGTTGAATAAGCGTGCTGCCGATATCGAAAAAAAGACAGGAAAAAAGCCACCACAGTTGGAGAAAGATTGGCGGAAAGTAATTGACAACAAAGATGTGGATGTGGTTATTATAGGAACTCCTGATCATTGGCATTGCCTTCCATTGGTAGCAGCATGTGAATCCGGTAAGGATGTTTATGTTGAAAAGCCGCTTTCCAATACGATTGAAGAATGTAACCTGATGGTGAAGGCGACACGGAAATACAACCGTATTGTACAGGTTGGACAATGGCAACGTAGTGATCCGCACTGGGACGAAGCAGCCGCATTTGTCCGGAGTGGAAAATTAGGACGCGTCCGTACTGTAAAAGTCTGGGCCTATCAACCCAGTAAATGGACACTTCCGGTAGTTCCAGATTCAAATCCGCCTGCTGGTGTCGATTATGACATGTGGCTTGGACCCGCACCTAAAAAGCCTTATAATGACAATCGGTTTCATTATAACTTCCGGTTTTTCTGGGATTATGCAGGGGGGTTAATGGCAGACTGGGGTGTACATCTATTAGATTACGCACTTGAGGGGATGAATGTCGGCTTACCTTCATATGTATACGGAGCTGGAGGAAAATATGCTTATCCTGATGATGCAATGGAAACCCCGGACACATTGATGGTCACCTATAAATATCCTGATTTTAATATTATTTGGGACCATGCCTGTGGCATTGGAACCGGATTGTTTGACAAAAAAGAAGGAGTTGCCTTTTTTGGGGAGAATGGAACATTATTATTGACAAGGGGAGGATGGGAGGTTCGTCCTGAACTGAATAATAATGGCCGTATATTTCCCTATTGCTATCCTTGTGATGCGGAACGAAAACAAGCTACACCACGGATGGAAGCAGTTTCCTGGAAAAAAGGTGAAGGGAAAGGATTATACAATCACGTGGGTAATATGCTCAAATGTATTAAAACAAGGGAACTCCCCAAATGTGACATAGAGATTGGTGCAAAAGTAGCTATCCTGAGTCATATGGGCAACATATCCAGCCGTGTAGGAAGTGCACTTAAATGGGACAACAAAACCAATACTTTTGATAATAAAAAGGCCAATCAGTTAGCTAAGGCTTATTATCGTTCTCCCTGGAAATTGCCAAAAGTGTAA
- a CDS encoding Gfo/Idh/MocA family oxidoreductase, with product MSNRRDFVQQILALGAASVVVPRSLYALEGKVAPSERISIGLIGCKGMGWSDLNSFLDQPEVECVALCDIDDQPLHQRAQDVEKKSGKKPANLYKDWRKLIDDKNVDLVVVATPDHWHCLQMVSACEAGKDVYCEKPIGNSIEECNLMVKAAQKYDRVVQVGQWQRSDPHWQDAVNYVQSGKLGKIRTVRVFSYQGWCPSIPVKPDEPVPQGVDYDMWLGPAPKRPFNRNRFHFTFRWFWDYAGGLMTDWGVHLLDYALYAMNVHTPNNIMASGGKFGYPDDACETPDLLQTIYTFDDFTVFWDHAIGIDDGYYGRNHGLGFVGENGTLVLNRDGWEVIPEKVNGKQRMEAIPFTRRYGAGGLNLHVKNHLECIKARNRNTNASIEIGAHIAKFSQLGNIAYRTGKKLVWNGTKFTNDRGANAYLVPQYRSPWKLPKV from the coding sequence ATGAGTAACCGTAGAGATTTTGTACAACAGATTCTTGCACTGGGAGCAGCGTCAGTAGTTGTTCCACGTTCTTTGTACGCCCTTGAAGGAAAGGTGGCACCCTCTGAAAGGATTTCTATTGGTCTGATAGGTTGTAAGGGTATGGGATGGAGTGACTTAAATTCATTTCTGGATCAACCGGAAGTTGAATGTGTTGCATTATGTGATATCGATGATCAGCCACTACACCAAAGAGCGCAGGATGTTGAAAAAAAGAGTGGAAAAAAACCAGCTAATTTATATAAGGACTGGAGAAAACTTATCGATGATAAAAACGTCGACCTGGTAGTCGTGGCAACACCGGATCACTGGCATTGCCTACAAATGGTTTCAGCATGTGAAGCCGGAAAGGACGTTTATTGTGAAAAACCTATCGGGAATAGTATTGAAGAATGCAATCTGATGGTAAAGGCGGCACAAAAATATGATCGTGTTGTTCAGGTTGGACAATGGCAACGTAGTGACCCGCATTGGCAGGATGCGGTTAATTATGTTCAATCCGGGAAATTGGGGAAAATACGAACGGTAAGGGTATTTTCATATCAGGGTTGGTGTCCGTCAATTCCGGTAAAACCGGATGAACCGGTTCCTCAGGGAGTGGATTATGATATGTGGTTAGGGCCAGCACCAAAACGTCCATTCAACAGAAACCGGTTTCATTTTACATTTCGTTGGTTTTGGGACTATGCCGGCGGCCTAATGACCGATTGGGGAGTTCATTTACTGGACTATGCCCTTTACGCTATGAATGTGCATACACCCAACAATATTATGGCTTCCGGAGGTAAATTTGGCTACCCTGATGATGCCTGTGAGACCCCCGATTTGTTACAGACCATCTATACATTTGATGATTTTACTGTTTTTTGGGATCATGCCATTGGAATTGATGACGGTTATTATGGCCGTAATCATGGATTGGGTTTCGTTGGGGAAAATGGTACATTAGTGCTTAACCGTGATGGATGGGAAGTAATTCCTGAAAAAGTAAATGGCAAACAACGGATGGAGGCTATTCCTTTTACCAGACGATATGGGGCAGGAGGTTTAAATTTACATGTGAAAAATCATTTAGAGTGCATTAAGGCACGGAACAGGAATACAAATGCCAGTATAGAGATAGGCGCACATATTGCGAAATTTTCTCAATTAGGGAATATTGCATACCGTACGGGGAAAAAACTGGTATGGAACGGAACAAAATTTACCAACGATAGAGGGGCCAATGCTTATCTGGTTCCCCAATATCGTTCTCCTTGGAAATTACCGAAAGTATAA
- a CDS encoding YebC/PmpR family DNA-binding transcriptional regulator yields the protein MGRAFEYRKARKMKRWGNMAKTFTKLGKDITIAVKEGGPDSDNNPRLRVLIQMSREANMPKENVERAIKKATSKDQADYKEIVYEGYGPFGIAIMVETATDNPTRTVANVRSYFNKFNGSLGTSGSVDFMFERKCVFKVKEKEGIDLEEFELDLIDFGVDEIFVDDGEIIIYAEFSSYGALQKYLEDNGFDVLSCEFERIPLDTKELTDEQTEEIEKLLIRFEEDEDVQNVFHNIKN from the coding sequence ATGGGAAGAGCATTTGAATACCGGAAAGCCCGGAAAATGAAACGGTGGGGCAATATGGCCAAAACATTTACCAAACTAGGTAAAGATATTACGATTGCAGTCAAGGAGGGTGGACCTGATTCTGACAATAACCCCCGTTTACGGGTATTGATCCAGATGAGTCGTGAGGCTAATATGCCTAAAGAGAATGTAGAGAGGGCTATCAAAAAGGCAACTTCGAAGGATCAGGCAGATTATAAAGAAATTGTCTATGAAGGATATGGTCCTTTCGGGATTGCCATTATGGTGGAAACAGCAACTGATAACCCTACCCGTACAGTAGCCAATGTACGTAGTTATTTTAATAAGTTTAACGGTTCACTAGGGACATCCGGATCTGTTGATTTCATGTTTGAACGCAAATGTGTATTCAAGGTAAAGGAAAAAGAAGGGATTGATCTGGAAGAATTTGAACTTGATTTGATTGATTTTGGTGTTGATGAGATTTTTGTGGATGATGGGGAGATTATTATTTATGCCGAATTTTCCTCTTATGGAGCATTGCAGAAATATCTTGAAGACAATGGATTTGATGTGTTGAGTTGTGAATTCGAACGCATCCCTCTTGATACAAAAGAATTGACCGATGAACAAACTGAAGAAATAGAAAAACTCCTTATCCGATTTGAAGAAGATGAAGATGTTCAGAATGTTTTTCATAATATAAAGAACTAA
- a CDS encoding alpha/beta hydrolase: MKRLFTSLSIILMISNIIIAQKPIEMPLWPKGAPESNGINETEITENNFFVRNISEGSMFVSHPEKKNNTGAAVVICPGGGYAGEAIYHEGHDFAKWLVEKGVTAIVLKYRLPNKKHFIPLKDAQRALQIVRYHAEEWEINPLKIGIAGFSAGGHLASTAGTHFNAGNLSAADPIERVSNRPDFMILFYPVITMKEEFTHMGSRNNLIGNNYNAQLVKLYSNEEHVTAETPPTFLILSDDDKTVIPRNSIEFYSALKQYQIPAALYIIPSGGHGWGTNPEKDQFKEWSIPLSDWLLKTIIKK, from the coding sequence ATGAAACGCCTTTTCACATCATTATCTATCATATTAATGATCAGCAATATAATCATTGCCCAAAAACCTATTGAGATGCCATTATGGCCCAAAGGCGCTCCTGAAAGTAATGGAATTAATGAAACTGAAATTACCGAAAACAACTTTTTTGTACGTAATATCAGTGAAGGATCAATGTTTGTCTCCCATCCGGAAAAGAAAAACAATACAGGGGCAGCTGTGGTAATTTGTCCCGGAGGAGGTTATGCAGGAGAAGCCATCTACCATGAAGGACATGATTTTGCAAAATGGCTTGTTGAAAAAGGGGTGACAGCCATTGTCTTAAAATATCGTCTGCCCAATAAAAAGCATTTTATTCCTTTAAAGGATGCTCAACGGGCATTACAAATAGTCAGGTATCACGCGGAAGAATGGGAGATCAATCCGTTAAAAATCGGCATTGCCGGATTTTCTGCTGGAGGCCATCTGGCATCTACAGCCGGAACGCATTTTAATGCAGGTAATCTTTCTGCGGCCGATCCCATTGAACGAGTAAGCAATCGCCCCGACTTCATGATCCTTTTTTATCCGGTCATTACTATGAAAGAGGAATTTACCCATATGGGATCCCGTAATAATTTGATAGGTAATAACTATAATGCACAATTAGTCAAATTATATTCTAATGAGGAACATGTTACGGCCGAAACTCCTCCAACCTTTCTTATTCTGAGCGATGATGATAAAACAGTAATACCACGTAATAGTATTGAGTTTTATTCGGCTTTAAAACAATATCAGATCCCTGCTGCTTTATACATTATTCCATCAGGAGGACATGGTTGGGGAACCAATCCTGAAAAAGATCAATTCAAAGAATGGAGTATCCCTTTGAGTGATTGGCTACTCAAAACAATCATAAAAAAATAA
- the gldG gene encoding gliding motility-associated ABC transporter substrate-binding protein GldG, translating into MKKRNIRRCVIGILALLLLGLISSRYFFRIDLTTEKRYTLSDETKHILRQLDAPLYLDIYLDGEMPAEFRRLKNNVREILDDFKSYSRDRLSYHFINPSDAVDTKDREHFYQELEKIGLRKTSVNITNKDGNLSQQTIFPGTVISYKDRMVAVNLLSDNRVLSPDVILNASIESLEYELIKAIHLLSVDSIGKIAFIIGHGELSRAETYDFAFECANSHDVDRKIIDGQIDALDDYKAIIIAKPQKAFEEKDKYIIDQYIMRGGKVMWLMDAVDVNTDSLFSIGYTFALASQLNLEDQLFNYGVRVNPYLIQDVNNNGIPVTLADGSSQPTPAPWLYYPVVTPSANHVITRYLNPVWLRYANDIDTVGSSSDITKTVLLQSSQISRIKTAPFMIYLDEVTQIIDKKQFNKPHRITAVLLEGKFPSLYRSRNAKSLFPDLDKKQITSSVETKMIVVSDGDIARNDVRNTPQGQVASTNPLGYDRYSRHPFGNKDFLVNAVDYLTDDAGLMKLRNREFQLRLLNKQKVAKEQVKWQIINVVLPVILIICGGILYGRWRKYKYGRIIGR; encoded by the coding sequence ATGAAAAAAAGAAATATTCGTCGATGCGTTATTGGGATACTGGCATTACTGTTGCTAGGACTGATTTCATCCAGGTATTTTTTCAGGATCGACCTTACTACAGAAAAACGATACACACTCTCTGATGAGACAAAGCACATATTGCGCCAATTAGACGCTCCTTTGTATCTTGATATTTATTTAGATGGTGAAATGCCTGCAGAATTCCGCAGATTAAAGAATAATGTCCGTGAAATACTTGATGATTTCAAAAGCTATTCACGAGACAGGTTATCTTATCATTTCATTAATCCTTCGGATGCCGTTGATACCAAAGATAGGGAACATTTCTATCAAGAGCTGGAAAAAATAGGGCTTCGTAAAACCAGCGTGAATATAACCAATAAGGATGGTAATCTATCGCAACAGACTATTTTTCCCGGAACCGTTATCTCGTATAAAGATCGGATGGTGGCTGTTAATCTACTGAGTGATAACAGGGTATTATCTCCAGATGTAATATTAAACGCATCCATTGAATCTCTTGAATACGAATTAATTAAAGCCATTCATCTGTTGAGTGTCGATAGTATCGGGAAAATAGCCTTTATTATCGGCCATGGAGAGCTTAGCCGGGCTGAAACTTATGATTTTGCGTTTGAATGTGCCAATTCACACGACGTGGATCGAAAAATCATTGACGGACAAATAGATGCATTAGATGATTATAAGGCCATAATCATTGCTAAGCCTCAGAAAGCATTTGAGGAAAAGGATAAATATATCATTGATCAATATATTATGCGTGGAGGAAAAGTAATGTGGCTGATGGATGCAGTTGATGTCAATACTGATAGTTTATTCTCGATTGGATATACATTTGCATTGGCTTCTCAACTTAATCTGGAAGATCAATTATTTAATTATGGAGTGCGTGTCAATCCCTACCTGATACAAGATGTCAATAATAATGGTATCCCTGTGACATTGGCAGATGGTTCTTCGCAGCCTACCCCAGCTCCATGGTTGTATTATCCCGTAGTTACCCCTTCTGCAAATCATGTAATCACTAGATATTTGAATCCGGTATGGTTACGTTATGCTAATGATATTGATACGGTAGGAAGTAGCTCTGATATTACTAAGACAGTTTTATTACAATCCTCCCAGATTTCACGTATTAAAACTGCTCCATTCATGATTTACCTTGACGAAGTCACTCAAATCATTGATAAAAAGCAATTTAATAAACCACATAGGATTACTGCAGTTTTACTTGAAGGAAAATTCCCATCATTGTATCGCAGCAGGAATGCAAAGAGCCTTTTCCCCGATCTCGATAAAAAGCAGATCACATCTAGTGTCGAGACTAAAATGATTGTTGTATCTGACGGTGACATTGCCCGCAATGACGTTCGCAATACTCCCCAAGGACAAGTTGCATCCACTAATCCTCTCGGCTATGATCGCTATAGCAGACATCCATTCGGGAATAAGGATTTCCTGGTAAATGCCGTCGACTACTTAACCGATGATGCAGGATTAATGAAACTACGAAATCGTGAATTCCAACTACGTTTACTCAATAAACAGAAAGTGGCGAAGGAACAGGTAAAGTGGCAAATAATCAATGTCGTACTTCCTGTTATCCTTATTATATGCGGAGGTATCTTATATGGCCGATGGCGCAAATACAAGTACGGCCGTATCATTGGCAGGTGA